A single window of Bacillus spongiae DNA harbors:
- the upp gene encoding uracil phosphoribosyltransferase, whose translation MGKVVVFDHPLIQHKLTHIRDIDTGTKEFRELVDEVATLMAFDITRDLPLEEIDVKTPVATAKSKVLSGKKLGIVPILRAGIGMVDGILKLIPAAKVGHVGLYRDPETLQPIEYYVKLPTDVEERDFIVVDPMLATGGSAVEAIHSLKKRGAKNIKFMCLIAAPEGVDTLKEAHPDVDIFIAALDEKLNEKGYIVPGLGDAGDRLFGTK comes from the coding sequence ATGGGTAAAGTCGTCGTTTTTGATCACCCTTTAATTCAACATAAACTAACACATATTCGTGATATTGACACAGGCACGAAGGAGTTTCGTGAACTAGTGGATGAAGTAGCTACATTAATGGCATTCGATATTACTCGAGATTTACCTTTAGAAGAAATTGATGTTAAGACGCCGGTTGCTACCGCTAAGTCAAAAGTGCTTTCTGGAAAGAAACTTGGAATCGTTCCGATCCTCAGAGCAGGAATTGGAATGGTGGACGGTATATTGAAATTAATTCCGGCTGCCAAAGTAGGACATGTCGGTCTATACCGTGATCCAGAAACACTACAACCGATAGAATATTATGTGAAGCTCCCTACTGATGTAGAAGAGCGTGATTTCATCGTTGTTGATCCAATGCTTGCAACAGGTGGTTCTGCTGTAGAAGCAATCCATTCATTAAAAAAGCGAGGTGCAAAAAACATTAAATTTATGTGTTTAATTGCAGCTCCTGAGGGTGTAGATACTTTAAAGGAAGCACATCCAGATGTAGATATCTTTATTGCTGCACTAGATGAAAAGCTAAACGAAAAGGGCTACATTGTTCCTGGTCTTGGTGATGCTGGAGATCGATTGTTCGGAACGAAATAA
- the wecB gene encoding non-hydrolyzing UDP-N-acetylglucosamine 2-epimerase — MDKRIKVMTIFGTRPEAIKMAPLVLELERNPDRFESIVTVTAQHRQMLDQVLDIFEITPDYDLNMMKDRQTLIDVTTKGLDLLDHIMKEVTPDIVLVHGDTTTTFIASLAAFYNQIQVGHVEAGLRTWNKSSPFPEEMNRQLTGVLADLHFAPTEKAANNLRRENKKEDSIYITGNTAIDALSSTVKNEYAHTILDKVGQDRLVLLTAHRRENLGQPMRNMFRAIKRLVAEFKDIQVVYPVHLNPAVREVANEVLGNCERVHLIEPLDVIDFHNIAARSYLILTDSGGVQEEAPSLGVPVLVLRDTTERPEGIEAGTLKMAGIEEEAIYTLANELLTDEIAYKKMAKAANPYGDGKAAIRITEAIAAHFSQLDN; from the coding sequence ATGGATAAAAGGATTAAGGTGATGACTATTTTCGGAACAAGACCTGAAGCAATTAAAATGGCTCCGCTTGTTCTGGAACTTGAAAGAAATCCTGATCGATTTGAATCAATTGTGACGGTGACTGCTCAGCATCGTCAAATGTTAGATCAAGTATTAGATATTTTTGAAATTACTCCAGATTATGATTTAAACATGATGAAAGACAGACAAACGTTAATTGATGTTACAACGAAAGGGTTAGACCTTTTAGACCATATTATGAAAGAAGTTACGCCAGATATTGTTCTTGTCCATGGCGACACGACGACAACTTTTATTGCGAGCCTTGCAGCCTTTTATAATCAAATTCAAGTAGGGCATGTGGAAGCTGGCCTTAGAACGTGGAATAAATCTTCTCCATTCCCTGAAGAAATGAACCGCCAATTAACGGGTGTTTTAGCCGACCTTCATTTTGCGCCAACAGAAAAAGCAGCTAATAACTTACGAAGAGAAAATAAAAAGGAAGATTCAATTTATATTACAGGCAATACAGCAATTGACGCACTGTCTTCAACTGTAAAGAACGAATATGCTCATACTATATTAGATAAGGTAGGGCAGGATCGGTTAGTCCTTTTAACAGCCCATCGAAGAGAAAATCTAGGGCAGCCGATGAGAAATATGTTCCGTGCTATTAAGCGACTTGTAGCTGAGTTTAAGGATATTCAAGTGGTTTATCCTGTGCATTTAAATCCAGCTGTTCGTGAAGTGGCAAATGAAGTTCTCGGTAATTGCGAAAGAGTTCACTTAATTGAGCCACTTGATGTAATAGATTTTCATAACATTGCTGCTCGTTCGTACTTAATTTTAACTGATTCTGGCGGTGTGCAAGAGGAAGCCCCCTCACTTGGCGTTCCAGTTTTAGTATTACGTGATACAACCGAACGACCTGAAGGGATAGAAGCAGGCACCTTAAAGATGGCAGGTATAGAAGAAGAAGCGATTTATACGTTAGCCAATGAATTATTAACCGACGAAATCGCCTATAAAAAGATGGCGAAAGCGGCGAATCCATACGGTGACGGAAAGGCTGCAATAAGAATTACGGAAGCGATAGCTGCTCATTTTAGCCAATTGGATAATTAA
- a CDS encoding GNAT family N-acetyltransferase: MNVQYIKVAEPNNSLVDIFNKWENDPALIPLIRPNQNKSELECEQNITIDSLIQRLKHVHIYLIYLGDQLIGEMNYMVDPAHLYKKEPGTAWIGITIGEPEGRGKGIGYEAIKYLEEEIKKQGLKRIELGVFEFNKQARKLYQKLGYKDIGRINEFTYWQNKMWDDIRMEKYVDNL, translated from the coding sequence ATGAATGTTCAGTACATTAAAGTAGCAGAACCTAATAATAGCTTAGTAGATATATTTAATAAGTGGGAAAACGATCCTGCTTTGATTCCCCTCATTCGCCCTAATCAAAACAAGTCAGAATTGGAATGCGAGCAAAACATTACGATAGATAGTTTAATTCAGCGACTTAAGCACGTTCACATCTACTTAATCTATTTAGGTGATCAGTTAATTGGAGAAATGAATTATATGGTCGATCCTGCCCACCTGTACAAAAAAGAGCCTGGAACTGCTTGGATAGGAATTACGATTGGTGAGCCTGAAGGCCGTGGCAAAGGGATTGGTTATGAAGCGATAAAATATTTAGAAGAGGAAATTAAGAAGCAAGGGCTTAAACGAATAGAATTAGGTGTATTTGAATTTAACAAACAAGCACGGAAGCTGTATCAGAAACTGGGCTACAAAGATATTGGCCGTATTAATGAGTTCACCTATTGGCAAAATAAAATGTGGGATGATATCCGCATGGAGAAGTATGTTGACAATCTTTAG
- the pyrB gene encoding aspartate carbamoyltransferase, with amino-acid sequence MSTVKSFVSGSQFERSKLLTLFTLADDIKEHPKSYSNILSSKIITTLFFEPSTRTRLSFESAIQRLGGHLLTVENGELNSSSNKGESIADTIRIVEGYSDGIIMRHKQTEACQIAASISEVPIINAGDGSGEHPTQSLLDLYTIHSYKKKLDNLSIAIIGDLKYGRTVHSLVHALCLFENITIYGVSNEEFELPTTYDSLLLKHKIKYIKCRSLDELPLDIDVIYQTRLQNERTEAESIRDSIFVITKKIIEKFSPTTILMHPLPRNKEIDVAVDKDKRAVYFEQAKNGLYIRMALLTYIFNEEEQERLVIV; translated from the coding sequence ATGAGTACGGTTAAAAGCTTTGTAAGTGGAAGTCAATTTGAACGAAGTAAGTTATTAACGTTATTTACATTAGCGGATGATATTAAAGAACATCCAAAAAGCTACTCCAATATTTTGTCAAGTAAAATCATTACGACGCTTTTCTTTGAACCAAGTACTAGAACACGTTTATCATTTGAATCAGCTATCCAAAGACTAGGAGGGCACCTTTTAACCGTTGAAAATGGAGAGCTGAATTCTTCATCTAACAAGGGGGAAAGTATAGCCGATACGATAAGAATCGTTGAAGGGTATAGCGATGGAATCATTATGCGACATAAACAAACGGAAGCATGTCAGATTGCTGCTTCCATTTCAGAAGTTCCTATCATTAATGCCGGAGATGGTTCAGGGGAACATCCTACTCAATCATTACTAGATCTTTATACAATACATTCCTATAAAAAAAAGCTAGATAATCTTTCTATAGCCATAATAGGCGATTTGAAATATGGGAGAACCGTCCATTCACTTGTACATGCATTATGCTTATTTGAAAATATAACTATTTATGGTGTTAGCAATGAAGAATTTGAACTTCCTACTACTTACGATTCATTACTATTAAAGCACAAAATCAAATATATCAAATGCAGAAGCTTAGATGAATTACCATTGGATATAGATGTTATCTATCAAACAAGATTACAAAATGAGCGAACAGAAGCTGAATCAATAAGGGACAGTATTTTTGTCATTACTAAAAAGATTATTGAAAAATTTAGCCCTACTACAATTTTAATGCACCCCTTACCTAGAAACAAAGAGATTGATGTTGCTGTAGATAAGGATAAAAGGGCCGTATATTTTGAACAAGCCAAAAATGGGCTGTACATAAGAATGGCTTTACTCACTTATATATTTAATGAGGAAGAACAAGAGAGATTAGTGATAGTGTAA
- a CDS encoding TIGR00730 family Rossman fold protein: MKTIAVFCGSSNGTSELYIQGARKLGKELAKRNITLVYGGASVGIMGAVADSVLEEGGKVIGVMPGFLDNREISHKNLSELIIVDSMHERKAKIAELADGFMALPGGPGTLEEFFEVFTWAQLGLHQKPCGLLNINHYYDPLIALFNHMSDEEFLHKKYRTMAIVEEDPMRILDKFNAYEPPTLKTY; the protein is encoded by the coding sequence TTGAAGACAATAGCCGTATTTTGTGGATCGAGTAATGGAACATCTGAACTCTATATTCAAGGAGCAAGAAAACTAGGAAAAGAGCTAGCTAAACGAAACATTACGCTTGTTTATGGTGGAGCGAGTGTTGGCATTATGGGGGCTGTGGCAGACTCCGTCTTAGAAGAAGGCGGAAAGGTCATTGGTGTAATGCCGGGTTTTCTAGATAATAGAGAGATATCTCATAAAAACTTGTCTGAGCTAATTATCGTCGACTCTATGCATGAGAGAAAGGCAAAAATAGCAGAGTTGGCAGATGGATTTATGGCTTTGCCTGGCGGACCAGGAACGTTAGAAGAGTTCTTTGAAGTTTTTACGTGGGCTCAATTAGGTCTACATCAAAAACCGTGTGGGCTCTTAAATATTAATCATTATTATGACCCTCTTATCGCATTATTTAATCATATGTCCGATGAAGAATTTTTACATAAAAAGTATCGTACTATGGCTATCGTAGAGGAAGATCCAATGAGAATACTCGATAAGTTCAATGCATATGAACCCCCAACATTAAAAACATACTGA
- a CDS encoding MazG-like family protein yields MNIGEFQQWVKDYYESRGWSELDIFIRIGFLAEETGEVARAIRALEIGRDRPDEVTGSLAENKQELTEELGDVLGNLIVIANKYNIPLEEVFQNHKKKLEDRYSKN; encoded by the coding sequence ATGAATATCGGTGAATTTCAACAATGGGTGAAAGACTATTATGAGAGTAGGGGGTGGTCTGAGTTAGATATTTTTATTCGTATCGGTTTTTTAGCAGAAGAGACAGGCGAAGTTGCCCGAGCTATAAGGGCCCTTGAAATAGGAAGAGATCGACCTGATGAAGTGACAGGGTCACTTGCGGAAAATAAACAAGAGTTAACAGAAGAATTAGGTGATGTATTAGGTAATTTAATTGTCATTGCAAACAAGTACAATATTCCTTTAGAAGAAGTATTTCAGAACCATAAAAAGAAACTAGAAGATCGCTATTCGAAAAATTAG
- a CDS encoding LacI family DNA-binding transcriptional regulator produces the protein MDIFDIARLAGVSRKTVQRVLNNSDQVRPETRDRIIKIMEENHYHPNVSARRLVKKTTHTIGLFIIQDPAKDRIYSDDQFYSVVIGAMINACSLRGYNVLVMMTELNDPVSVLKLYREKSIDAGIIISWSNVQAIVDQILSANYLVGVFDQNNLSRRDSSIPIPILQNEAGAVEATNHFIQLGHKEIGIITGDEDNLAAMERFEGYQKALVGAKIPLKSSYVYNGQFTEESGEKAVSHWIKEGALPSAILCSNDHIAFGALKALRAEGLNVPDDVSVMGFDNLLLTEYTTPALTTMHVPRIEMAVTLVEQLIRQIEEKPLETIRPFQATLVKRDSCCDKN, from the coding sequence ATGGATATTTTTGATATAGCAAGGCTAGCAGGGGTTTCGAGGAAGACGGTGCAGCGTGTATTAAATAACTCGGATCAAGTACGACCTGAAACGCGTGATCGCATAATAAAGATTATGGAGGAGAATCACTATCATCCAAATGTTTCAGCAAGAAGACTGGTGAAGAAAACAACTCATACGATTGGGCTTTTTATCATTCAAGACCCTGCGAAGGATCGTATTTATTCCGATGATCAATTTTACAGTGTAGTAATTGGGGCTATGATTAATGCTTGCTCTTTGCGGGGCTATAATGTACTGGTGATGATGACTGAATTAAATGATCCCGTTTCGGTATTAAAACTTTACCGTGAAAAAAGTATCGATGCAGGCATCATCATAAGTTGGAGCAACGTGCAAGCGATTGTGGACCAAATCCTATCAGCCAACTATTTGGTAGGGGTCTTTGATCAAAACAACTTGTCGAGGAGGGACTCTTCCATTCCAATACCTATATTACAAAATGAAGCGGGGGCAGTGGAGGCTACGAATCACTTCATTCAACTAGGTCACAAAGAGATTGGGATTATTACAGGTGATGAAGATAACTTGGCTGCTATGGAACGATTTGAAGGCTATCAAAAAGCGCTTGTGGGAGCAAAAATTCCTTTAAAATCAAGTTACGTATACAATGGACAATTTACAGAAGAATCAGGAGAAAAGGCCGTCTCTCATTGGATTAAAGAGGGGGCTCTACCTTCTGCTATTTTGTGTTCAAATGACCATATTGCGTTTGGTGCCCTTAAAGCGTTGAGAGCAGAGGGTTTGAATGTCCCTGATGATGTTTCGGTTATGGGCTTTGATAATCTCTTGCTTACGGAATACACGACCCCTGCCTTAACCACCATGCATGTACCAAGAATTGAGATGGCGGTTACTTTAGTCGAGCAACTTATTCGTCAAATTGAAGAGAAGCCGCTTGAGACAATACGGCCATTTCAAGCCACACTAGTCAAACGTGACTCCTGTTGTGATAAAAATTAA
- a CDS encoding carbohydrate binding domain-containing protein, producing MIKKAVTSITAACLIMSLTPGNIGKAAEKKEKVYHLKDSTLKNQTIKGDLLITPRAGKDITLENVTVLGTTLIKGKAPESVQLTDSQLETLSVRTSDHATKITVSGESEVQKTFLDANILLKENEITSEGFKDVKVSSSSIKTKKATLDGEFTSITTIGKKGKAQVELQGISDSLELKAFSDINLPFDGVVKELHVPKSGKGSIINGEGAVEAATLDSSIVFNGEETNDASSFVTPWSLVWNDEFNQTEIDRGKWTFDIGNGYIDGASGEFIPGWGNNEKQYYTDRPENAKTEDGKLVITAKKEDYEGYSYTSSRLKTKGLFSKAYGKFEMKASLPVGKGYWPAFWMLPEDDKYGGWAASGEIDILEVQGSNPYEAIGTLHYGEMWPNNKYTGAHYAFDNGSTVADEHVYSVEWEPGEIRWYVDGKLRQTQNNWYGKGPNTAANFAYPAPFDQPFHMLLNVAIGGNFDGDPTEETMFPQSMDVEYVRVYDLTGRPYQVPELPEVEAEPLPDGAKQPLEDGNLIYNNGFDQEWEEVDGVEGVANTDYWYFLALPDFGGKANMSIDQVDNKNYAKIDIQDAGRETYSVQLIQDASIGKGRYYKVSFDAKSSEPRPINVKVSGGADRGFATYSRSETFSLTDQMQSYETVFQMTEETDLAARLEFNVGLSTLPVWVGNVRVEEIAPIEVDTDASKLPLPDGNLLYNGTFDQGFPDRLLYWNLLNVEDADVVGVDPDERVFSATLSNETSDVQLVQKGIQLESESEYELSFDGMSESARDIQIEIRSKDGEVSYATETIPLTADWKNETMTFMMPDVMDLESQFIIHLGGSIHEVKLDNIELKKIAGPDNPSHIKNGTFDNGLDPWQSYIHFDAVASVQHENGEARMTIEEEGAEPWGIQFYQSNLLLEPGKEYTLSFEASSSANRSMEVTLENLEYVRYLSETVQLTENKTQYELTFIMPVREETSLKFLLGSTGEVLDAHDVVIDNVELK from the coding sequence TTGATTAAAAAAGCAGTCACTTCTATTACCGCTGCATGTCTCATCATGTCCTTGACACCTGGTAACATAGGAAAAGCAGCAGAGAAAAAAGAAAAAGTATATCATCTTAAAGATTCGACATTAAAGAATCAAACAATTAAAGGAGATTTGTTGATTACCCCGAGAGCAGGAAAGGATATCACATTAGAAAATGTGACGGTTCTTGGAACTACCCTAATTAAAGGGAAAGCACCTGAATCTGTTCAATTAACGGATTCGCAACTGGAAACCCTTTCTGTCCGAACATCGGATCATGCTACAAAGATTACCGTCTCTGGAGAATCAGAAGTCCAAAAAACATTCTTGGATGCCAATATTTTACTAAAGGAAAATGAGATTACATCGGAAGGGTTTAAAGATGTAAAGGTATCATCTTCTTCTATAAAAACAAAAAAAGCTACTCTTGATGGTGAGTTTACTTCAATTACAACCATTGGTAAAAAAGGAAAAGCTCAGGTAGAGCTGCAAGGGATTTCTGATAGCCTAGAATTGAAAGCGTTTTCTGATATTAACCTTCCTTTTGATGGGGTGGTAAAGGAGCTCCACGTCCCGAAATCCGGTAAAGGGTCAATCATTAATGGAGAAGGTGCAGTAGAAGCAGCTACGTTAGATAGCTCGATCGTCTTCAATGGGGAAGAAACAAACGATGCTTCAAGTTTTGTCACACCGTGGTCTCTTGTTTGGAATGATGAATTTAACCAAACAGAGATTGACCGTGGAAAGTGGACGTTTGATATTGGGAATGGATATATCGACGGTGCAAGTGGTGAATTTATTCCAGGATGGGGAAATAATGAAAAGCAATATTACACAGACCGTCCGGAAAACGCGAAAACAGAAGATGGAAAGCTAGTGATCACGGCGAAGAAGGAAGACTATGAAGGATATTCCTATACATCCTCTCGACTAAAAACGAAGGGTCTTTTCTCAAAAGCCTACGGGAAATTTGAGATGAAGGCGTCGCTTCCAGTAGGGAAAGGATATTGGCCGGCATTCTGGATGCTTCCAGAAGATGATAAATATGGCGGATGGGCTGCATCTGGAGAAATTGATATTTTAGAGGTGCAGGGAAGTAATCCATATGAAGCAATTGGCACGCTACATTACGGTGAAATGTGGCCAAACAATAAATACACTGGCGCTCACTATGCCTTTGATAATGGTTCGACAGTTGCGGATGAGCATGTGTATTCGGTTGAATGGGAACCGGGTGAAATTCGCTGGTACGTAGATGGAAAGCTTCGCCAAACGCAAAATAATTGGTATGGTAAAGGACCGAACACAGCAGCTAATTTTGCGTATCCAGCTCCATTTGATCAACCTTTCCATATGTTGTTGAATGTAGCGATTGGTGGAAATTTTGATGGAGACCCAACAGAGGAGACGATGTTTCCTCAATCGATGGACGTAGAATATGTACGTGTCTACGACCTGACAGGTCGTCCATATCAAGTACCTGAGCTTCCGGAAGTTGAAGCTGAACCATTACCAGACGGTGCGAAACAGCCACTTGAAGATGGAAATTTAATTTACAACAATGGATTTGACCAGGAATGGGAAGAAGTGGACGGCGTTGAAGGAGTTGCGAATACGGATTATTGGTATTTCTTAGCCCTCCCTGACTTCGGAGGAAAAGCGAATATGTCCATTGATCAAGTGGATAATAAGAATTATGCCAAAATTGATATACAAGATGCTGGTAGAGAGACTTATTCCGTTCAACTGATTCAAGATGCTTCGATTGGAAAGGGACGTTATTACAAAGTGTCCTTTGATGCGAAGTCGAGCGAACCGCGTCCAATCAATGTGAAAGTAAGTGGAGGGGCAGACAGAGGCTTTGCCACCTATTCACGAAGCGAAACATTTTCTTTAACGGATCAAATGCAATCCTATGAAACTGTGTTTCAAATGACGGAGGAAACGGATTTGGCAGCACGTCTGGAGTTTAACGTTGGACTGTCTACTCTTCCAGTGTGGGTCGGGAATGTTCGAGTAGAAGAAATTGCTCCGATAGAAGTGGATACAGATGCTTCTAAACTTCCTCTTCCTGATGGAAACCTTCTATATAATGGAACATTTGACCAAGGATTCCCTGACCGTTTACTTTATTGGAATTTGCTAAACGTAGAGGATGCGGATGTCGTGGGAGTAGACCCTGATGAACGAGTATTTTCGGCGACACTTTCAAATGAAACCTCCGACGTTCAATTGGTCCAAAAGGGTATTCAGCTAGAGAGTGAAAGTGAATATGAATTATCCTTTGACGGGATGTCGGAAAGTGCACGTGATATTCAAATTGAAATAAGAAGTAAGGATGGGGAGGTTTCCTATGCTACTGAAACAATTCCTCTGACGGCCGATTGGAAAAATGAAACGATGACATTTATGATGCCTGATGTGATGGACTTAGAATCGCAATTCATCATTCATCTTGGTGGAAGTATTCATGAGGTGAAGCTAGATAACATCGAGTTAAAGAAAATAGCTGGCCCAGATAATCCATCTCATATTAAAAACGGGACATTCGATAATGGATTAGATCCTTGGCAGTCTTACATCCATTTTGATGCAGTGGCAAGTGTTCAGCATGAAAATGGCGAGGCACGTATGACCATAGAGGAAGAAGGGGCGGAACCATGGGGTATCCAGTTCTACCAAAGTAATTTATTGCTTGAGCCTGGAAAGGAATACACCCTTTCCTTCGAGGCAAGTTCTTCAGCGAACCGATCGATGGAAGTGACACTGGAAAACCTCGAATATGTCCGGTACTTATCTGAAACGGTTCAGCTTACTGAAAATAAAACGCAATATGAACTTACGTTTATCATGCCTGTGAGGGAAGAGACGAGTCTTAAGTTCTTGTTAGGCTCCACAGGTGAGGTACTTGATGCACATGATGTGGTCATTGATAATGTAGAATTGAAGTAA